Proteins from a genomic interval of Gadus morhua chromosome 21, gadMor3.0, whole genome shotgun sequence:
- the slc2a12 gene encoding solute carrier family 2, facilitated glucose transporter member 12 — MDLSGQAERMPSDEPQEHRTLKPCLLRSTGCSWLVVLAAVAASLSGLMLGYEMGLTSGVLLQLRGLLSLSCREQELLVSSHLLGSLLICLTGGPVLDRYGRRCSMLLGAAAVVAGTVVSVAFASLPALMTGRAVIGVGTALSGTAACLYIAEISPQERRGLLVTLYELMLVVGVLLGFSCSYAFAALPDGWRYTFGLVTPVALLQFAGLLLLPPSPRFLVARGRVESARGVLTRLRGGGGGDVDAELRDIRAGLKEESEHGFRELFSGKANLRRRLLTGAALVFLQQVTGQPNVLSYASPLLHSVGFNSAAAATLASTGFGVVKVVGTIPAVLLVDRLGPKSFLCVGAVAMGISLVTLGVVTSQSHTHLTSLCQSPSGLNRSDLSVGVGGMNYSRVTLDDSLPVRWNGSGGVGDPSPAAVTGATKTQGREAGEEAAGNGSAVSYTLKWVSLISLLVYVAAFSVSLGPMVYVVISEIFPTGVRGKAVSVVSAVNWATNLLISMTFLTVTETIGVSSVMFLYAAMSFVLLVFVILCVPETRGRTLEQISKELAMKKHFDLRFCKRVQPQQREAERSLKSTDTPGNLTL, encoded by the exons ATGGATCTCAGCGGTCAGGCGGAGAGGATGCCCTCTGACGAGCCCCAGGAACACCGGACACTGAAGCCCTGTCTTCTCAGAAGCACAG GCTGCAGCTggctggtggtgctggcggcCGTGGCGGCCTCTCTGAGCGGCCTGATGCTGGGCTACGAGATGGGCCTGACCTCCGGCGTGCTGCTGCAGCTCCGGgggctcctctccctctcctgccgtGAGCAGGAGCTGCTGGTCAGCTCCCACCTGCTGGGCTCCCTGCTCATCTGCCTGACGGGCGGGCCCGTCCTGGACCGCTACGGCCGCCGCTGCTCCATGCTCCTCGGCGCGGCCGCGGTGGTGGCGGGCACGGTGGTCTCGGTCGCCTTCGCCTCGCTGCCGGCGCTGATGACGGGGCGCGCCGTGATCGGCGTGGGCACGGCGCTGTCGGGCACGGCCGCCTGCCTCTACATCGCCGAGATCTCCCCGCAGGAGCGCCGCGGCCTCCTGGTGACGCTGTACGAGCTGATGCTGGTGGTGGGCGTGCTGCTGGGCTTCAGCTGCAGCTACGCCTTCGCCGCGCTCCCCGACGGCTGGCGCTACACCTTCGGCCTGGTGACCCCCGTGGCCCTGCTGCAGTTCgccggcctgctgctgctgccgcccaGCCCGCGCTTCCTGGTGGCCCGGGGCCGGGTGGAGAGCGCCCGGGGCGTGCTGACCCGActccggggcggcggcggcggagacgTGGACGCCGAGCTGCGGGACATCCGGGCGGGGCTCAAGGAGGAGTCGGAGCACGGCTTCCGGGAGCTGTTCAGCGGCAAGGCCAACCTGCGGCGCCGCCTGCTGACGGGCGCCGCGCTGGTGTTCCTGCAGCAGGTGACGGGCCAGCCCAACGTCCTGTCGTACGCCTCGCCGCTGCTGCACAGCGTGGGCTTCaacagcgccgccgccgccaccctgGCCTCCACGGGCTTCGGCGTGGTCAAGGTGGTGGGCACCATCCCGGCCGTGCTGCTGGTGGACCGCCTGGGGCCCAAGAGCTTCCTGTGCGTGGGCGCCGTCGCCATGGGGATCTCCTTGGTCACCCTGGGGGTGGTGACGTCGCAGAGCCACACCCACCTGACCAGCTTGTGTCAGAGCCCGTCCGGGCTGAACCGGAGCGACCTGAGCGTCGGCGTGGGTGGAATGAACTACAGTCGTGTGACACTCGACGACTCGTTGCCTGTGCGTTGGAACGGAAGCGGCGGCGTTGGTGACCCGTCCCCCGCGGCTGTGACGGGGGCCACGAAGACTCAGGGACGGGAGGCGGGAGAGGAGGCGGCTGGAAATGGGTCGGCGGTGTCATATACTCTGAAGTGGGTGTCTCTGATCAGCCTGCTTGTGTACGTTGCAGCCTTCTCGGTTAGCCTCGGGCCCA TGGTCTACGTGGTGATCAGTGAAATATTCCCCACTGGGGTACGGGGCAAGGCTGTGTCGGTGGTGTCGGCGGTGAACTGGGCGACCAACCTGCTAATTTCTATGACCTTTCTCACCGTCACAG AGACCATTGGCGTGTCGAGCGTGATGTTCCTGTACGCTGCTATGAGCTTTGTTCTGCTAGTGTTCGTCATCCTCTGTGTCCCCGAGACCAGGGGACGCACACTGGAACAGATATCCAAAGAACTAGCGATGAA GAAGCACTTTGATTTGCGCTTCTGCAAGCGGGTCCAACCGCAgcagagagaggcggagaggagCCTCAAATCCACGGACACGCCCGGTAATCTCACGCTCTGA
- the tsnaxip1 gene encoding translin-associated factor X-interacting protein 1 isoform X1 has translation MERHEVTRSPQVSSEKPRLLDIPTYTDIPISAESIVVNSTAPRKLVDKGGYHLYAGPGRKPRLLEQLQEFVKRELHPIHPEDPHSQELKLQVYRNAFGRFIEEFRNYQPLLGAIQKEYENSLADLQNQIRELKPLQTRVLLVTEECNRKVLARWEDGQAQVRALEEDKRQLLKDMEDMREQEERQNAVVSRLQCDLAGQYRQYREERDSRSLLLLKYSLCRCAAEPDEEAYDIPAYDEDKDPVKLKIALKVCRKDLSNTEGELNKIKSEYWGVVPRQDWDALEDAHKRTLLQLQELQRDFDQLKSEHNTLKEVHKREAVQPGVNPEDDLKNNDKEGDGGEVGDVLEPVRTPSSGDRQVYINQLRELLDGKGWTRRTWIRTPYSWTQRPSCSAWTSPPGPVLRLSKTDGVYVLDCRKASAETRLIVGFLLIVCMNLQCKGCYVKYLECEFIT, from the exons ATGGAGCGTCATGAAGTTACAAGGAGTCCGCAGGTTTCTTCGGAAAAGCCGAG GCTTCTGGACATACCGACCTACACTGACATACCGATTTCTGCAGAAAGCATAGTTGTTAATTCAACTGCACCGAGAAAG CTGGTGGATAAAGGAGGTTATCACCTCTACGCAGGGCCTGGGAGGAAGCCAAGGCTTTTGGAACAGCTGCAGGAGTTTGTGAAGAGAGAGCTGCACCCCATTCACCCAGAGGATCCGCACTCTCAGGAGCTTAAACTCCAG GTCTATCGAAATGCCTTCGGTCGTTTCATTGAGGAGTTCAGAAACTACCAACCGCTGCTTGGTGCCATTCAAAAAGAATATGAAAATTCTTTAG CGGATCTGCAAAATCAGATCAGGGAGCTGAAGCCGCTCCAGACGCGGGTATTGCTCGTGACGGAGGAGTGCAACCGAAAGGTTCTGGCCCGCTGGGAGGACGGGCAAGCCCAGGTGAGAGCCCTGGAGGAAGACAAACGACAGCTTCTGAAGGACATGGAAGACatgagggagcaggaggagaggcagaacGCAGTG GTGTCCCGCCTGCAGTGTGACCTGGCCGGTCAGTACCGGCAgtacagggaggagagagactcaCGCAGCCTGCTGCTCCTCAAGTACAGCCTTTGCCGATGCGCCGCAGAGCCGGACGAGGAGGCCTACGACATACCCGCGT aCGATGAGGATAAGGACCCGGTGAAGCTCAAGATTGCGTTGAAGGTGTGTCGAAAGGACCTGAGCAACACAGAGGGGGAGCTCAACAAGATAAAGTCAGAGTACTGGGGGGTGGTGCCTCGTCAGGACTGGGACGCACTGGaggatgcacacaaacgcaccctgCTGCAG TTGCAGGAGCTACAGAGGGACTTTGACCAGTTGAAGAGTGAACATAACACCCTGAAAGAGGTGCATAAGAGAGAGGCCGTACAGCCGGGTGTGAACCCAGAAGATGACCTCAAGAATAACGACAAG GAGGGAGATGGTGGTGAAGTAGGAGATGTCCTGGAGCCTGTGCGGACTCCATCATCAGGGGATAGGCAGGTGTACATCAACCAGCTCCGGGAACTGCTTGACGGGAAGGG GTGGACGCGGCGGACCTGGATCAGGACGCCCTACAGCTGGACACAGAGACCCTCCTGCAGCGCCTGGACGTCTCCCCCAGGACCAGTCCTGCGCCTCAGCAAGACTGACGGCGTATATGTTTTGGACTGCCGTAAAGCTTCGGCAGAAACTAGACTCATTGTAGGATTTCTTTTAATTGTATGCATGAACCTGCAATGCAAAGGCTGCTATGTTAAGTACTTAGAATGTGAATTTATTACGTGA
- the tsnaxip1 gene encoding translin-associated factor X-interacting protein 1 isoform X2 — MERHEVTRSPQVSSEKPRLLDIPTYTDIPISAESIVVNSTAPRKLVDKGGYHLYAGPGRKPRLLEQLQEFVKRELHPIHPEDPHSQELKLQVYRNAFGRFIEEFRNYQPLLGAIQKEYENSLADLQNQIRELKPLQTRVLLVTEECNRKVLARWEDGQAQVRALEEDKRQLLKDMEDMREQEERQNAVVSRLQCDLAGQYRQYREERDSRSLLLLKYSLCRCAAEPDEEAYDIPAYDEDKDPVKLKIALKVCRKDLSNTEGELNKIKSEYWGVVPRQDWDALEDAHKRTLLQLQELQRDFDQLKSEHNTLKEVHKREAVQPGVNPEDDLKNNDKEGDGGEVGDVLEPVRTPSSGDRQVYINQLRELLDGKGPVSVADMRAALTSLDPALESAALDHTLGLAFQVDAADLDQDALQLDTETLLQRLDVSPRTSPAPQQD, encoded by the exons ATGGAGCGTCATGAAGTTACAAGGAGTCCGCAGGTTTCTTCGGAAAAGCCGAG GCTTCTGGACATACCGACCTACACTGACATACCGATTTCTGCAGAAAGCATAGTTGTTAATTCAACTGCACCGAGAAAG CTGGTGGATAAAGGAGGTTATCACCTCTACGCAGGGCCTGGGAGGAAGCCAAGGCTTTTGGAACAGCTGCAGGAGTTTGTGAAGAGAGAGCTGCACCCCATTCACCCAGAGGATCCGCACTCTCAGGAGCTTAAACTCCAG GTCTATCGAAATGCCTTCGGTCGTTTCATTGAGGAGTTCAGAAACTACCAACCGCTGCTTGGTGCCATTCAAAAAGAATATGAAAATTCTTTAG CGGATCTGCAAAATCAGATCAGGGAGCTGAAGCCGCTCCAGACGCGGGTATTGCTCGTGACGGAGGAGTGCAACCGAAAGGTTCTGGCCCGCTGGGAGGACGGGCAAGCCCAGGTGAGAGCCCTGGAGGAAGACAAACGACAGCTTCTGAAGGACATGGAAGACatgagggagcaggaggagaggcagaacGCAGTG GTGTCCCGCCTGCAGTGTGACCTGGCCGGTCAGTACCGGCAgtacagggaggagagagactcaCGCAGCCTGCTGCTCCTCAAGTACAGCCTTTGCCGATGCGCCGCAGAGCCGGACGAGGAGGCCTACGACATACCCGCGT aCGATGAGGATAAGGACCCGGTGAAGCTCAAGATTGCGTTGAAGGTGTGTCGAAAGGACCTGAGCAACACAGAGGGGGAGCTCAACAAGATAAAGTCAGAGTACTGGGGGGTGGTGCCTCGTCAGGACTGGGACGCACTGGaggatgcacacaaacgcaccctgCTGCAG TTGCAGGAGCTACAGAGGGACTTTGACCAGTTGAAGAGTGAACATAACACCCTGAAAGAGGTGCATAAGAGAGAGGCCGTACAGCCGGGTGTGAACCCAGAAGATGACCTCAAGAATAACGACAAG GAGGGAGATGGTGGTGAAGTAGGAGATGTCCTGGAGCCTGTGCGGACTCCATCATCAGGGGATAGGCAGGTGTACATCAACCAGCTCCGGGAACTGCTTGACGGGAAGGG GCCGGTGTCGGTCGCAGACATGCGCGCTGCCCTTACGTCGTTAGACCCAGCTCTAGAGTCTGCTGCTTTGGACCACACCCTAGGCCTGGCATTCCAG GTGGACGCGGCGGACCTGGATCAGGACGCCCTACAGCTGGACACAGAGACCCTCCTGCAGCGCCTGGACGTCTCCCCCAGGACCAGTCCTGCGCCTCAGCAAGACTGA
- the LOC115534633 gene encoding cholesterol 24-hydroxylase-like isoform X1 codes for MKQVKMGLFDILTNWACYAMFYIFPLIAVAFLVYCLYIKHIHMKYDHIPGPPRDSFLFGHSTTVLEETRSDRNLHDKFLQWAEMYGPVVRINTLHVVFILVTCPETTKKILMSPKYPKAKIVFKQLHGLFGKRFLGSGLLTATNHKQWYKQRRIMDPAFSSLYLRGLMGNFNEGAENLMDELTKLEDSKKEAKMLELVRRVTLDVLTKVAFGRDLDLNKNKDSPFPRAIEACLKGMVPTLRDILFQLMPKNRPFVKEVREACQLLRTTGEAWISKRRTAVQNGEDVPKDILTQIIKSAGQEEKMTKEDEDVMLDNFVTIFIAGQDTTGSQLAFCIMELGRNPDIMQKAQKEVDAVLGMKQEISYDDLGELTYLSQVLKETLRLYPSAPGTSREIPEDMTISGIHIPAGVVGRFDSYVCGRMETFFKDPLTFDPDRFQPDAPKPYYCYYPFGLGPRSCLGQKFAQMEAKVVMAKLLQRFEFSLVPGQSFGILDTATLSPKSGVVCNIKHRNPNILQ; via the exons ATGAAACAAGTTAAAATGGGTTTGTTCGACATTCTGACAAACTGGGCCTGTTATGCtatgttttatattttcccTCTGATTGCAGTTGCGTTCCTTGTATATTGTTTGTATatcaaacacattcacatgaaATATGATCATATCCCTGGCCCACCAAGAGACAG CTTTTTATTTGGGCATTCAACAACAGTGTTAGAGGAAACACGAAGTGATAGAAATCTCCACGACAAATTCCTACAGTG GGCTGAAATGTATGGGCCAGTAGTTAGGATTAATACTCTTCACGTCGTTTTTATACTTGTGACATGTCCAGAGACTACTAAG AAGATCTTGATGTCTCCCAAATACCCTAAAGCTAAAATTGTATTCAAACAACTCCATGGACTTTTTGGAAAAAG GTTTCTGGGAAGTGGCTTGCTTACAGCTACCAACCACAAGCAGTGGTATAAACAACGACGGATTATGGACCCTGCCTTCAGCAGTCT GTACCTCAGGGGCCTGATGGGGAACTTCAATGAGGGGGCAGAAAACCTTATGGATGAACTCACAAAGTTAGAAGACAGCAAAAAAGAAGCAAAGATGCTCGAGTTGGTCCGCCGTGTGACCTTAGACGTCCTCACCAAG GTGGCCTTTGGAAGGGATTTGGACCTAAACAAAAACAAGGACTCACCTTTCCCTAGAGCCATTGAGGCATGTCTGAAAGGCATGGTCCCAACCCTCCGAGACATTTTATTTCAG CTAATGCCGAAGAACCGACCGTTCGtcaaggaggtgagggaggcgtGCCAGCTTCTGCGGACCACAGGGGAAGCCTGGATCTCCAAACGGAGAACTGCCGTCCAAAATGGTGAAGATGTACCCAAAGACATCCTCACTCAGATCATCAAATCAGCTGGACAAG aAGAGAAAATGACcaaagaagatgaggatgttATGTTGGACAATTTTGTGACGATCTTCATCGCGG GACAGGATACTACAGGCAGTCAGCTTGCATTCTGCATCATGGAACTCGGAAGAAACCCTGACATCATGCAAAA AGCACAGAAAGAGGTGGATGCTGTTCTTGGAATGAAGCAGGAGATTAGCTATGATGATTTGGGAGAGCTGACCTACCTCTCACAG GTACTGAAGGAGACCCTTAGGTTGTATCCCTCTGCTCCTGGAACTTCTCGTGAGATACCAGAGGACATGACCATCAGTGGTATTCACATACCTGCAGGAGTTGTGGGCAGG TTTGACTCTTATGTCTGTGGGAGGATGGAAACATTCTTCAAGGACCCACTGACGTTTGATCCGGACCGGTTTCAACCAGACGCTCCCAA GCCTTACTACTGTTACTACCCCTTCGGTCTCGGACCACGCTCCTGTCTGGGACAGAAGTTTGCACAG ATGGAGGCTAAGGTGGTGATGGCCAAGCTGCTTCAGAGGTTTGAGTTCAGCCTGGTACCAGGACAGTCCTTTGGCATCCTGGACACTGCAACCCTGAGTCCCAAGAGCGGGGTTGTTTGCAACATTAAACACAGGAATCCCAATATTTTGCAATGA
- the LOC115534633 gene encoding cholesterol 24-hydroxylase-like isoform X2, whose product MKQVKMGLFDILTNWACYAMFYIFPLIAVAFLVYCLYIKHIHMKYDHIPGPPRDSFLFGHSTTVLEETRSDRNLHDKFLQWAEMYGPVVRINTLHVVFILVTCPETTKILMSPKYPKAKIVFKQLHGLFGKRFLGSGLLTATNHKQWYKQRRIMDPAFSSLYLRGLMGNFNEGAENLMDELTKLEDSKKEAKMLELVRRVTLDVLTKVAFGRDLDLNKNKDSPFPRAIEACLKGMVPTLRDILFQLMPKNRPFVKEVREACQLLRTTGEAWISKRRTAVQNGEDVPKDILTQIIKSAGQEEKMTKEDEDVMLDNFVTIFIAGQDTTGSQLAFCIMELGRNPDIMQKAQKEVDAVLGMKQEISYDDLGELTYLSQVLKETLRLYPSAPGTSREIPEDMTISGIHIPAGVVGRFDSYVCGRMETFFKDPLTFDPDRFQPDAPKPYYCYYPFGLGPRSCLGQKFAQMEAKVVMAKLLQRFEFSLVPGQSFGILDTATLSPKSGVVCNIKHRNPNILQ is encoded by the exons ATGAAACAAGTTAAAATGGGTTTGTTCGACATTCTGACAAACTGGGCCTGTTATGCtatgttttatattttcccTCTGATTGCAGTTGCGTTCCTTGTATATTGTTTGTATatcaaacacattcacatgaaATATGATCATATCCCTGGCCCACCAAGAGACAG CTTTTTATTTGGGCATTCAACAACAGTGTTAGAGGAAACACGAAGTGATAGAAATCTCCACGACAAATTCCTACAGTG GGCTGAAATGTATGGGCCAGTAGTTAGGATTAATACTCTTCACGTCGTTTTTATACTTGTGACATGTCCAGAGACTACTAAG ATCTTGATGTCTCCCAAATACCCTAAAGCTAAAATTGTATTCAAACAACTCCATGGACTTTTTGGAAAAAG GTTTCTGGGAAGTGGCTTGCTTACAGCTACCAACCACAAGCAGTGGTATAAACAACGACGGATTATGGACCCTGCCTTCAGCAGTCT GTACCTCAGGGGCCTGATGGGGAACTTCAATGAGGGGGCAGAAAACCTTATGGATGAACTCACAAAGTTAGAAGACAGCAAAAAAGAAGCAAAGATGCTCGAGTTGGTCCGCCGTGTGACCTTAGACGTCCTCACCAAG GTGGCCTTTGGAAGGGATTTGGACCTAAACAAAAACAAGGACTCACCTTTCCCTAGAGCCATTGAGGCATGTCTGAAAGGCATGGTCCCAACCCTCCGAGACATTTTATTTCAG CTAATGCCGAAGAACCGACCGTTCGtcaaggaggtgagggaggcgtGCCAGCTTCTGCGGACCACAGGGGAAGCCTGGATCTCCAAACGGAGAACTGCCGTCCAAAATGGTGAAGATGTACCCAAAGACATCCTCACTCAGATCATCAAATCAGCTGGACAAG aAGAGAAAATGACcaaagaagatgaggatgttATGTTGGACAATTTTGTGACGATCTTCATCGCGG GACAGGATACTACAGGCAGTCAGCTTGCATTCTGCATCATGGAACTCGGAAGAAACCCTGACATCATGCAAAA AGCACAGAAAGAGGTGGATGCTGTTCTTGGAATGAAGCAGGAGATTAGCTATGATGATTTGGGAGAGCTGACCTACCTCTCACAG GTACTGAAGGAGACCCTTAGGTTGTATCCCTCTGCTCCTGGAACTTCTCGTGAGATACCAGAGGACATGACCATCAGTGGTATTCACATACCTGCAGGAGTTGTGGGCAGG TTTGACTCTTATGTCTGTGGGAGGATGGAAACATTCTTCAAGGACCCACTGACGTTTGATCCGGACCGGTTTCAACCAGACGCTCCCAA GCCTTACTACTGTTACTACCCCTTCGGTCTCGGACCACGCTCCTGTCTGGGACAGAAGTTTGCACAG ATGGAGGCTAAGGTGGTGATGGCCAAGCTGCTTCAGAGGTTTGAGTTCAGCCTGGTACCAGGACAGTCCTTTGGCATCCTGGACACTGCAACCCTGAGTCCCAAGAGCGGGGTTGTTTGCAACATTAAACACAGGAATCCCAATATTTTGCAATGA